Proteins encoded together in one Impatiens glandulifera chromosome 1, dImpGla2.1, whole genome shotgun sequence window:
- the LOC124922176 gene encoding uncharacterized protein LOC124922176 isoform X2: MSDPILPSNSPNQPMSDNPASDGGDPIQEDPLLKSGSFIEPTFKDDHPARNGDVQSPNPLHEAEPSSAQSKRPFKPVSAPERPDWLPEGWGFDFRIRNSGVSAGTYDRIFNFALLNEWIPIWSLIWRLSSRYQFDGTVHLPFWCTTSILFQIDDLGQKRKWSITSRQECSNDQL; this comes from the exons ATGTCGGATCCAATCCTTCCTTCGAACTCTCCGAACCAGCCTATGTCCGACAATCCAGCTTCCGACGGCGGCGACCCTATTCAGGAGGACCCTCTTCTAAAATCTGGCAGTTTCATTGAGCCAACTTTCAAAGATGACCACCCAGCGCGAAACGGCGATGTGCAAAGCCCTAATCCCCTGCATGAAGCTGAACCATCCTCCGCACAATCGAAGCGCCCTTTCAAACCTGTCTCTGCGCCGGAGAGGCCGGATTGGCTGCCGGAAGGTTGGGGATTTGATTTCAGGATCCGAAACTCCGGTGTCTCTGCAGGGACGTATGATAGG ATTTTCAATTTTGCTCTTCTGAATGAATGGATACCTATATGGTCGTTGATTTGGAGGTTGAGCTCCCGGTATCAATTCGATGGCACGGTCCATCTTCCGTTTTGGTG TACTACATCGATCCTGTTTCAAATCGACGATTTAGGTCAAAAAAGGAAGTGGAGCATTACCTCGAGACAGGAATGCTCAAACGACCAACTTTAG
- the LOC124922176 gene encoding methyl-CpG-binding domain-containing protein 5-like isoform X1 → MSDPILPSNSPNQPMSDNPASDGGDPIQEDPLLKSGSFIEPTFKDDHPARNGDVQSPNPLHEAEPSSAQSKRPFKPVSAPERPDWLPEGWGFDFRIRNSGVSAGTYDRYYIDPVSNRRFRSKKEVEHYLETGMLKRPTLDTAGNTPTSNRKSQKGKNIKRSDEGSFDKMNVPDQIRWSLTDASNDKWCAFSENETIVPESTTNVWQAYYLFAANK, encoded by the exons ATGTCGGATCCAATCCTTCCTTCGAACTCTCCGAACCAGCCTATGTCCGACAATCCAGCTTCCGACGGCGGCGACCCTATTCAGGAGGACCCTCTTCTAAAATCTGGCAGTTTCATTGAGCCAACTTTCAAAGATGACCACCCAGCGCGAAACGGCGATGTGCAAAGCCCTAATCCCCTGCATGAAGCTGAACCATCCTCCGCACAATCGAAGCGCCCTTTCAAACCTGTCTCTGCGCCGGAGAGGCCGGATTGGCTGCCGGAAGGTTGGGGATTTGATTTCAGGATCCGAAACTCCGGTGTCTCTGCAGGGACGTATGATAGG TACTACATCGATCCTGTTTCAAATCGACGATTTAGGTCAAAAAAGGAAGTGGAGCATTACCTCGAGACAGGAATGCTCAAACGACCAACTTTAGACACAGCAGGAAAT ACCCCTACGAGCAACCGTAAAAGCCAAAAAGGGAAGAATATAAAAAGATCTGATGAAGGGAGCTTTGATAAAATGAATGTGCCTGATCAAATTAGATGGTCACTAACTGATGCATCCAATGACAAGTGGTGTGCATTTAGTGAGAATGAAACTATAGTACCGGAATCCACAACCAATGTTTGGCAAGCTTATTATTTATTTGCTGCTAACAAATAG